The following DNA comes from Streptomyces sp. NBC_00690.
CGCCCTGTGGGCCGCGGCGCTGCACTCCGCGGCGGGTCAGACCGTGACCTGTCCGGAGTGCGATTGGGTGTACCGGGCGATCGCACCCTCCTGTCTCCTCTGCGGGCGGCCGACCGATCCCTCCTGGGTACTGCGTCATGGCATCACCTGTCCGGTGGGCGTGGAACCGGAGCCGGGCAACGATGACGGTCCGCCCTGCAACAGATCGGCGGAGGTGCCCTTGCCCGACTTCACTGTTCTCCAGCCCGCCGCCGACACCACACTGACCGCGCGCCACGCCGCCCCGGCGCCTGACCGGCCCGACGTCCCCGTCGCACGGTTGCGGTTCGACGGGCGGGACGCGACCGTGCTGAGCCTCGCCCGCGAAAGCCTCTGGCTCGATCACGACGACGGCCGCCCCTGGCGGGAGATCAGACAGGGCGGCCAGGCCGTCGTCCCGGTGGGCGATCTCGGCCGAACCTGGACCCTCCACTTCGGAGCGCGCGATTCCATCCACCGTTGGGTCCGGCTGATGCGGCTGGCGGTGCCCCGTTGACTCCACGACAGAAGTCACCCGCAATGCCGGAACGCATGCCCGGCGCTTCGGTCCTACTGTCACTGATGTGGCAGCGAATACCCACCGAGTTCATCGGAACGCCCCTCGCCGACGGCACCGAGGTCCGCTTCCACCACCGTCCCACCGGCCAACTCGACCTGACCACCGAGGACGCCACCTACGGCGTCCGACCGGCCGGGCCCGAAGACGGACGAAAGCTGGAGCAGCTGCGCGCGGCAGGCTCCAGCTCCGTCGTAGTGACCGCGCACAGGGTCACACCGCGCCCACCGGTGGCGCGCCTGCCACGACAGTCCCGGCCGGGGAGAGCCCCGGAGACCGATGAGCCGTTCACCGTCCGGGCCCATGTCTACGCACCCGCCACAGGACTCGCCCTACCGCTCACCACGGGCCTCCATCTCGATGTCACCGACGCCGTGGTCGAGGACGCCCGCAGGTACACCGACCGGGCCGACACCGCCGACGCCGCATCGACCATCGCGTTCCTCGCTCGCGAACTGCTCCTGGCCCCGCGGCACGGGGCACCGGCCGAGGCCCGACGCATGGTGGTGTCGGCGGGTCCGGCGGGCAACCTCGCGGCAGGATTCCGACTGCACGGGCCCCAGTTGATGGCCGACGTCGAGAAGCACGGCGACGGCTACCGGCTCACGCGTCTCATCAGCGCGGTCCACGACAGGTCCGGAGACTCGGCGCCCAAGGCGCTGGCGGTCGGCGCTATCGAGCTGCGCGACATGACGGCGCGGCAACGCGACCGGGTGCTGATCCAGCGCGGACTCGACCTCGTGGCGGGCCAGGACAGCTATCTGGCCATGTGGGACAGGTACCAGGAGCTGGAAGCCCACCACATCCGCCGGCGGATCACCGACTTCGGAGCGATCCGCTACAGCCGCGTCCGGGTCGAGCCCGACGGCCGCTGTGCCTTCACCGTCCATCTGGGCGGGGCGCTGCCGCGCACCCGTGCCGTGTTGGAGAACGCGACGACGGTCGAACGGATGGAGATAGAGGCCGCGGCGGACGTCCCGGACTCGGTGACCAACACCGCCGTGACCGACCGCGAGTGGCTGGTGGCCTCGCGCGCCCAGCGCAGCGGTGCCTGGGTCGGGGAACCACTCGGCTACGACGAGGTGACCGAGACCCTGCGGCTGGCCGGAACCCTCCACGACCAGCGGGACCCCGCTCCCAAGGGATGGCTCTATCTGGCGCACCGCGGCGACCAGCGCCGGCTCGACCGGCGCGAGAAGGCGATGCAGAAGCTGCGCACCGACGGGACGCACATCCCCGCGCTGCCGACCCTGTTGGAGGGCGGTGCCTGGCCACAGCCGGCCCAGCGGCGGATCACCCGGCTCTCCCGTGCCGCGCTCGACTGCTTCTTGCCGCACGGACCGACGCCTGCCCAGCTCAACGCCGTGCTGACCGCGCTCAACACACCCGATCTGGCCGTCATCCAAGGGCCTCCGGGCACCGGCAAGACCCAGGTGATCGCCGCGCTGGTCAATCAGTTGGGCGACCTCGCACAGGGGGGCGATGTCTCGGGCAGCACCCTGCTCACCAGCTTCCAGCACGCGGCGGTGGACCATCTGGTGACCCGGGGCTGGGTCTTCGGGCTTCCGCCGCTGAAGGTGGACTCGCGTGGCCGGGGCAGCAGCGTCGCCCTGGACACCTGGCGGATCGAGGCGGCCCGCTCGGTCGACCTGCGGTTACGCGAACGCCCTACGGGTCGGCATCTGGCCGCGCGGCGTGCGGCTGCCGACCTGGCCGCCGCCTATCGCGCAGCCCCCGTCCCTCCTGAGTATCTGACGCAGTTCCTGGACCAGGTCCTGTCGGAACTCTCCGACATCGCGGAACCCTCACTGGTCCATGAGCTGCGCGCCCGGCGCGAGGCGGCGCGGGAGCAGCGGCATCGTGCCGTCGCGGTCGCGGACTCCGAGACTCGTGCGGAACTCCTGCCCTACGTGCGGTCGTTGCGCTGTACCGAGACGGGGTTCCTGGATGACGGGCCTTCGTGTGCGCGTGCGCTGCTCACCCGGCTGGAACTGGCGGACAGCCCGCTGCTGGAGGGCGTCGCCTTTCGGGAACCCCTGCTGGCCGCCTGCCGTGAAGCGGTTCCGACTCCGGACCTCCTGCACTCTCTGGCCGAGTTGCGCGACGCGTTACTCGACCGTTTCACGGCACGGATACGGCTGCCCGAGGTCACCGTCGCAGATCCCTTGGTGGTGGACCTCCTCGACCGGGTCGCCGCTCAACTCTCCGAGGCCGTGACACGGTCGCCCGACGCCGTGGCCGCGGCACTGCTCGACTACCGGGACGATCTGCGCAACGATCCGGAGGGGGTCGACGCGACCCTGCGCGCGTACACCGTCTCGCTGGCCTCCACCTGTCAGCAGGCCGTGTCCAAGGCGATGGCCGATGTCGGACGGCCGGACGGGGTCTTCGAATCGGTCATCGTGGACGAGGCGGCACGGGCCAATCCGCTCGATCTCCTCATCCCGCTGGCCCAGGCACGTCGCCGCATCGTGCTGGTGGGTGACCACATGCAGCTTCCGCACATGCTGGAGCCCGATGTGGAGCGCGAACTGGGTTCCCTGGGAGACCAGATGCGCGACCGGCTTCAGGAGAGTTTGTTCCAGCGGCTGGCGCGGCAGTGGAAGCACGGTTCGTCCGACTCCCACCCCCGGTTCGCCCGTCTCGACACACAGTTTCGAATGCATCCGGTGCTGGGCACCTTCGTCAGCGACAACTTCTACGAGGGAACCCTGCGCAACGGTCGCGACGCGTCCGAGTTCGCGCACGGCATCGATCGGTATGGGGAGTTGCCCGCGGTGTGGCTCCGGGTCCCGCTGTCCTCGGGTGGCGAGACGAAACGGGGCACCAGCCGGGCCCGGCGCGCCGAGGCTGCCGCCATCGCCACCGAGATCGTCCAGTTGATCGACCGGTACCCGGGGCTGACCTTCGGGGTCATCGCCTTCTACGCCGCACAGGTCACGGAGGTCTGGACCGAACTGAAGAAGGCCGGTATCGCGGAGTTCACCGAAGCCGAGGGGTGGCGGCCGATCCCCAGGCTCTGCCGGGACGAGAACGGCACCCCGCTGGACCGACTGCGGGTGGGCACCGTGGACGCCTTCCAGGGAATGGAGTTCTCCGTCACCTACCTCTCGACCGTACGCAGCTGCGCGCCGGAGGCCCGTACGGACGCCAGAAGGAACTACGGGCACCTGACCGTGAAGAACCGGCTCTGCGTGGCGATGAGTCGTCAGCAGCGGCTGCTGGTCGTGGTCGGCGACGACGCCATGTTCGGGCCGGGAGCTCCGGAGGCGGTCGAACCGCTGACCGAGTTCCTCGCGCTGTGCAGAAAGGAACGGGACGGCCGTGTCCTTCGACCGTAGGGCGTCCGTGTTCCAGCTCAGCGCCCCGCCGCAGGGCCACTACCGGCCGGTGCTGCTGCCCGTGTGGGTCTACCAGGCGATGGCTCCCACGGGCTTCTCCCGGACCTTGGACACGTTCCAGATGGTGGTGCTCCGGCTGTGCGCCGCGGGGGTGCGTGACATCGGAGAGCTCTCGGGGCTGATCGGCCTCGACGGCTCGCTGTGCCGCACGGTCGTCGCCCGGCTCATGGAACGCGGGTTGATGGGATCGGGGCTGAAGCTCACCGAGGCGGGGCGGGACACGGTCAGGCTCGGTGAGGTCGCGGAGACCGAGCCACGGCTGATCCGTGTCTTCCAGGACCCGGGCACCGGAGCCCTGCTACCGCGCATGTTGATGGCCGATCCCGTACGTGCCGATGTGCGCGGGTACCGCGGTCGCCAGGTGACCATCCAGTTCGGTACCGCCGGAGCCTCAAGGGAACTCAATACGCTGGCGCTCGACGGCGACGCGGACCCAATGCGGCCTTCCGAACGGGATGTGCTGGAGGCGTGCCGGGGGCACGACATGGCCGCACGCGGCATCCGTGGCAGCGCCCGCAACACCCGCCCGACGGCTGGAACCTCCCAGCGGATCGGGTTCCACGGTTCTCGTACCCCGGCCTACCTCGTGTGCTACCTCATTGCGGACGACGACGGCTCGGGACGGATGTGGACCGTGCTCGACCCGTTCGCCGTGGGTGACGGACGGGTCTTCGCCGACGTTCTCGCCGCCCGGGTCGAACGGGAACCCGATCTGGCCCGTCTGATCGAGACCCTCGCCGGCCCCGACCGTCGGGACCGTGTCTTCGCCGCCCGCCGAGCCGATCGGGAGCTGGCGGAGGACGCCCGGGCCGACGTGGTGGCGACGCTCGGCGAGCAGATCCGGGAGCACCCGGAGGTCCTGGCGCACCTGGCCGACATCGAGTTGGCCCGGGTCAAGGACACCCCGCGGGAGCGCGAGAACCTCGTGCGCAACGCCATCCGTGTCTTCGAGTGCATTCTCCCCGGGCTCAACGAGAAGTACCCGGCTTCGCTGCCGCCGTCGAACGTGTCAGAGGTGCGACAACGGGAGTTCGTCCTCACGGCCCAACGGCTCGGTGCCCTCTCGGTGCCGCCCGAGATGCGGCACCACTCGGGGAGCGGGCCGCGCGGCGGCTTGGCCGGGGACGTCATCAAGGCCGTCTGGGCGGCCCGGGGCAACCCCGACCACCCGTTCGCGATGTTCATCAGGCATCGCCCCGCACTGCTCGAAGACCTGGAGCGCTCGCGCATTCTGCGCAACAACGCGACCCACGCGTCCGTCGGGCCGCCTGCGTCCGACGAGTTGGAGAACATCCGGACGCTCGCCTATGAAGCAGCCGCCCACCTGCTCGGGATCGAGTGCCGTCTGACCGGCCACGAGAAAGCGAATTGAACCATGGGAAAGAACACCGGCCGCGGCCGACGGACCAATCGCGCCAGGTCGAGAGGGCCGGTGGGGCAGGGGCAGGCCACACCCCCCGCGTCCGGTCCGACCGCGCCCAGTGCACCGGCTCCTGCACCGACCAACGCGGCGCCGCGTCTGCACGAGGACGACGACGCACAGGCGTTGTTCGACGAGATCCGGCAGTTGGCGAGCGAATCGGAATCGCTCCTGACCACAAGGGACGAGCCGAACAGCGACACGACCGAGTTGGAGCGCGTCTGGGCGGTCTTCCGCGCACTGGCCCGGCGCCAGGCCGAAGCGGTGGACGCCCTCACCGCGCACGAGGAACGGATACGTGCCGAACGGTCAGCGCTACGGGCGGACGCAACCGAGCGAGCGGATGAAGCAGCCGCCCTCCGGGAGGAACACGATCTCCTCGATGCACGCGCCACCCTGCTGGACCGTAGAGAGGCCGAGTTGGAGGCCCGGCAGCAGAAAGCCGAGCTGCGCTCCACCGAACGTCGGCTGGAAGTGGCCAGGGAGCTGGAGGTGTGGGTGGCCGACCACCGCCGCAAGGCGGTCGAGGCCCTGGAGGCGGAGCACGACGCCTGGCGCACGCGCTGGGCCGAGACCCAACAGCGGCTGTCCGACGCCCAGGGGGCGATGGACCAGCGCGAGAGCGACTTCGCCCAGCGCGAGAGGGATCTGCGGTCGCAGCAGTCGCGACTGAAGATGGACGAGGAGGACATGGCCCATCTGCGCAAAGTCCTCAAGGAGCAGCAGACCTCCCGTGAGGAGCGGTTCGAGCGTCAAATCGACGCCAGAACGACCCAGCTGGCCCAGTCGGCGGAAGAGGACAGGCGCCGTGTGCAGGTCCTCACCGAGGCCAATGAGCGACTGAACGCCCGACTGTCCGAGCAGGAGGGCTCGTTGGCCGTGCTCGGTGGTCAGACCCCGGACCGCATCGCCGAGCGCATCGCCCGGCTCCAGGCCGAGAACGCGCGGCTGACCGAGGAGATGGCGACTTCGCCGC
Coding sequences within:
- a CDS encoding DEAD/DEAH box helicase, which encodes MPERMPGASVLLSLMWQRIPTEFIGTPLADGTEVRFHHRPTGQLDLTTEDATYGVRPAGPEDGRKLEQLRAAGSSSVVVTAHRVTPRPPVARLPRQSRPGRAPETDEPFTVRAHVYAPATGLALPLTTGLHLDVTDAVVEDARRYTDRADTADAASTIAFLARELLLAPRHGAPAEARRMVVSAGPAGNLAAGFRLHGPQLMADVEKHGDGYRLTRLISAVHDRSGDSAPKALAVGAIELRDMTARQRDRVLIQRGLDLVAGQDSYLAMWDRYQELEAHHIRRRITDFGAIRYSRVRVEPDGRCAFTVHLGGALPRTRAVLENATTVERMEIEAAADVPDSVTNTAVTDREWLVASRAQRSGAWVGEPLGYDEVTETLRLAGTLHDQRDPAPKGWLYLAHRGDQRRLDRREKAMQKLRTDGTHIPALPTLLEGGAWPQPAQRRITRLSRAALDCFLPHGPTPAQLNAVLTALNTPDLAVIQGPPGTGKTQVIAALVNQLGDLAQGGDVSGSTLLTSFQHAAVDHLVTRGWVFGLPPLKVDSRGRGSSVALDTWRIEAARSVDLRLRERPTGRHLAARRAAADLAAAYRAAPVPPEYLTQFLDQVLSELSDIAEPSLVHELRARREAAREQRHRAVAVADSETRAELLPYVRSLRCTETGFLDDGPSCARALLTRLELADSPLLEGVAFREPLLAACREAVPTPDLLHSLAELRDALLDRFTARIRLPEVTVADPLVVDLLDRVAAQLSEAVTRSPDAVAAALLDYRDDLRNDPEGVDATLRAYTVSLASTCQQAVSKAMADVGRPDGVFESVIVDEAARANPLDLLIPLAQARRRIVLVGDHMQLPHMLEPDVERELGSLGDQMRDRLQESLFQRLARQWKHGSSDSHPRFARLDTQFRMHPVLGTFVSDNFYEGTLRNGRDASEFAHGIDRYGELPAVWLRVPLSSGGETKRGTSRARRAEAAAIATEIVQLIDRYPGLTFGVIAFYAAQVTEVWTELKKAGIAEFTEAEGWRPIPRLCRDENGTPLDRLRVGTVDAFQGMEFSVTYLSTVRSCAPEARTDARRNYGHLTVKNRLCVAMSRQQRLLVVVGDDAMFGPGAPEAVEPLTEFLALCRKERDGRVLRP